The following coding sequences are from one Methanosarcina sp. WWM596 window:
- a CDS encoding proteasome-activating nucleotidase, with product MSEDSAIRSSLEDIKSRVEFQLEGGEIISEDVKSLLTEIEILKVQNENMKARLLEASVATGRHLQEINKLKAHLEQLTEPPLFIATILEVNGEIALIRQHGNNQEVLTQIPEECLGKIEPGMRVAVNGAYSIISIVSRAADVRAQVMELINSPGVDYSMIGGLDEVLQEVRESVELPLTEPELFEDLGIEPPSGVLLHGAPGTGKTLIAKAIASQAKATFIRMSGSDLVQKFVGEGSRLVKDIFQLARDKSPSILFIDEIDAVGSMRTYDGTSGSAEVNRTMLQLLAEMDGFDPKGNVKVVAATNRIDLLDPALLRPGRFDRSIEVPLPDEKGRIEILKIHTRKMKLADDVDFEKLAKVLSGRSGADINVIVKEAGIFVLRRRGKQITMADFMKAYDKVVNVQEPTIPQAMFV from the coding sequence ATGTCAGAAGACAGTGCCATAAGGTCTTCCCTGGAAGATATTAAGTCTAGGGTAGAGTTTCAGCTTGAAGGCGGGGAGATCATTTCTGAGGATGTGAAATCTCTCTTAACCGAAATAGAGATACTTAAGGTCCAGAACGAAAATATGAAGGCACGGCTCCTTGAAGCCAGTGTAGCCACAGGCAGGCACCTTCAGGAAATCAATAAATTAAAAGCTCACCTGGAACAACTTACCGAACCTCCACTTTTCATTGCAACCATTCTTGAGGTAAATGGGGAAATTGCCCTTATCAGACAGCACGGAAACAACCAGGAAGTCCTCACGCAGATCCCGGAGGAATGCCTCGGGAAAATAGAGCCTGGGATGAGGGTTGCGGTAAATGGGGCTTACTCGATCATTTCCATAGTGAGCAGGGCTGCCGATGTGAGAGCTCAGGTTATGGAGCTTATCAATTCTCCGGGTGTGGACTACAGCATGATTGGTGGGTTGGATGAGGTACTTCAGGAAGTCCGTGAAAGCGTGGAACTTCCACTTACCGAACCCGAACTTTTTGAGGACCTGGGAATTGAACCTCCCTCCGGGGTTCTGCTCCACGGCGCCCCTGGGACGGGAAAGACCCTGATTGCAAAAGCCATAGCTTCTCAGGCAAAAGCCACCTTCATCCGGATGTCAGGTTCAGACCTCGTCCAGAAGTTCGTTGGGGAAGGCTCAAGGCTTGTCAAGGACATTTTCCAGCTTGCAAGGGACAAGTCCCCAAGTATCCTCTTCATAGACGAAATCGATGCTGTGGGCAGCATGAGGACCTATGACGGAACAAGCGGCTCGGCGGAGGTAAATAGGACAATGCTTCAACTCCTCGCTGAGATGGATGGATTTGATCCAAAAGGAAATGTAAAGGTGGTTGCTGCAACCAACCGGATTGACCTTCTTGACCCCGCTCTCCTCAGACCCGGCAGGTTCGATAGGTCCATCGAAGTTCCGCTCCCTGATGAAAAAGGCAGAATCGAGATCCTAAAAATCCACACCCGCAAGATGAAACTTGCTGATGACGTAGACTTTGAAAAGCTTGCAAAGGTCCTGTCAGGAAGGAGTGGGGCAGATATAAACGTAATTGTCAAAGAAGCTGGGATCTTTGTTCTGCGCAGGCGCGGCAAACAGATCACCATGGCAGACTTCATGAAAGCCTATGACAAGGTCGTTAATGTGCAGGAGCCAACAATTCCTCAGGCCATGTTCGTATAA
- the tnpA gene encoding IS200/IS605 family transposase translates to MKYRRKALTNPLIIDFLKIKIHSISETFDVEVLNIECDEDYFHLLFSAKPSLDIPKYINIIKTITSREIRKNFPEVKTMLWKDTFWSRSYSNREL, encoded by the coding sequence GTGAAATATAGGAGAAAAGCTTTAACGAATCCTCTTATAATTGATTTTCTCAAAATAAAAATCCATAGCATAAGTGAAACATTCGATGTTGAAGTGCTGAATATCGAGTGTGACGAAGACTATTTTCACTTATTATTTTCAGCAAAACCTTCGCTCGATATTCCAAAGTATATTAACATCATCAAGACAATAACTTCAAGGGAGATTCGCAAAAACTTCCCTGAAGTAAAAACTATGTTATGGAAAGATACGTTCTGGTCAAGATCGTATTCGAACAGAGAACTGTAA
- a CDS encoding zinc ribbon domain-containing protein translates to MEFLTYKAELIDKRVIRIDEAYTSKECCAFIRKHGGVVHKKSSLV, encoded by the coding sequence ATCGAATTCTTGACCTACAAGGCGGAGCTTATAGATAAAAGAGTAATAAGAATTGATGAAGCTTATACATCAAAGGAGTGCTGTGCTTTCATCAGAAAGCATGGAGGGGTAGTTCACAAAAAGTCTTCTTTAGTATAA
- a CDS encoding ADP-ribosylglycohydrolase family protein has translation MSTDNTQATPYLESKLRSFLFGTACGDALGRPVEHLNLEQIEEKYGEDGILELSPESSWTDDTQLMLVLARGLLHGAELELPGLMDKIAEELVLWLDEPDLGAGATTRSAALNLRDGIHWSRAGINSKTCGSLMRVGILGFIFRNDPEKLIKAASVSGRITHSNPTADAASIAGAYAVKLALDGVTPEDMFLPLLKATEGISEEFTESLKRSYELAHSNLSDEEALQKIGQGWYADETFALAYFCILRYPDDYKKAIQTAVNITGDSDSVGSVAGGILGARLGIEAVPVSWVEALKEKDKLEEMVVPLLEKYLQVSENKLRS, from the coding sequence ATGAGTACAGATAACACACAAGCGACTCCATATCTTGAAAGCAAGCTTCGTAGCTTTCTTTTCGGCACCGCATGCGGAGATGCTCTTGGCCGTCCCGTAGAACATCTGAACCTTGAGCAAATAGAAGAGAAATATGGAGAAGATGGAATCCTTGAACTCTCTCCAGAGTCTTCCTGGACGGATGATACCCAGTTGATGCTTGTACTTGCCCGAGGGCTCCTGCATGGGGCAGAACTTGAACTTCCAGGGCTTATGGACAAAATCGCAGAGGAACTTGTCCTCTGGCTGGATGAGCCTGACCTTGGAGCCGGAGCAACAACCAGAAGTGCAGCCCTTAATCTCAGAGATGGAATTCACTGGAGCAGGGCAGGAATAAACTCAAAAACATGCGGAAGCCTCATGCGGGTTGGAATCCTTGGTTTCATTTTCCGGAATGACCCCGAAAAACTGATAAAAGCAGCTTCAGTTTCCGGTAGAATTACCCACTCTAATCCTACTGCAGATGCTGCATCCATTGCGGGAGCATATGCTGTAAAACTGGCTCTTGATGGGGTAACCCCCGAAGATATGTTTTTACCTCTTCTCAAGGCAACGGAAGGGATTTCTGAGGAGTTTACGGAATCTCTGAAAAGATCTTATGAACTGGCTCATAGTAATTTGAGTGATGAAGAGGCTCTCCAGAAAATAGGGCAGGGCTGGTATGCCGATGAAACTTTTGCCCTTGCTTATTTCTGCATTCTACGGTACCCTGATGATTACAAAAAAGCCATTCAAACTGCGGTGAACATAACCGGAGATTCAGATTCAGTGGGCAGCGTCGCAGGCGGGATACTCGGGGCAAGGCTTGGGATTGAAGCAGTACCTGTCTCCTGGGTTGAAGCCCTGAAGGAAAAAGATAAATTGGAGGAAATGGTTGTGCCTCTGCTTGAGAAGTACCTTCAGGTTTCTGAAAATAAATTGAGGTCTTAA
- a CDS encoding DUF123 domain-containing protein: MDFSEKGVYCLVFENRDCIIEVGKKGTFSFPAGFHIYVGSALGPGGMKRLKRHIDLSSKGDKNPRWHVDYLHLNSSFRLSQAVCAGTSARLECEIACRLGGDSAPGFGCTDCACRSHLFYRKENPLFEIKGVFEALGLRAVVLEC, from the coding sequence ATGGATTTTTCCGAAAAAGGGGTTTACTGCCTGGTGTTTGAGAACAGGGATTGCATAATTGAAGTAGGGAAAAAGGGCACGTTTTCGTTTCCTGCAGGTTTTCATATCTACGTAGGTTCGGCCCTCGGACCCGGAGGCATGAAGAGACTAAAAAGACATATTGACCTTTCTTCAAAAGGGGATAAGAATCCCAGATGGCACGTAGATTATCTCCATCTGAACTCTTCGTTTAGATTGTCCCAGGCAGTTTGTGCCGGCACTTCTGCCCGGCTTGAGTGTGAAATTGCCTGCAGGCTTGGGGGGGATTCAGCTCCGGGATTTGGGTGTACGGACTGTGCCTGTAGATCCCATCTCTTTTACAGGAAAGAGAACCCTCTTTTTGAGATCAAAGGAGTTTTTGAGGCGCTTGGACTCCGGGCTGTTGTGCTTGAGTGCTAA
- a CDS encoding MBL fold metallo-hydrolase, whose amino-acid sequence MEQFSFIACMPDKPGALHSAAEIITRHEGNINRIQYDRRIDRNTVFFEVAAASQAYQKILEELEKIGYLQTSLQPVAFLKFNVYLPNCPGALFDLLNYITSSGANITFLDFDDRGQHPERLVVSLNIENAGLIDALLNQLKSKYRLEIVEYDTTGEKLDDTVFYLRLAQKLRNYLGNAEDAFLMKFLHDINHIAQELSNLRKDPVEVFENILKVGETLNRTSGEGFYADVQRIRVKDGIELFCFQLPCGGNIYLFDTSEERVMIDTGYGIYQPDVVNMLQHYRLGDLSLLKRIYITHADADHCGAAGYFSAPSYLNNETLKITRETSRAYGSSNQGCILEEVYTKMINLFSRFTPPSNVILFPEIPIQAEEVEKRGAFPLIARFRIGGLEFEALQGLGGHMHGEIFYLCPEEGLVFPQDSVINFRSLSPERAEYNFLADYLMTSVNVDSNLAREERNALMSLILELDNKLSKKGKKCLICCGHGSVSKLEGGKLVKHSGSERYLARRSP is encoded by the coding sequence ATGGAACAATTCTCTTTTATCGCTTGCATGCCTGACAAGCCCGGAGCCCTGCACAGTGCAGCCGAGATTATCACGCGGCATGAAGGAAACATCAACCGGATACAGTATGACCGGAGGATCGACAGGAACACTGTCTTTTTTGAGGTAGCGGCTGCTTCACAGGCTTACCAAAAAATCCTTGAGGAGCTGGAAAAAATAGGTTACCTCCAGACTTCCCTGCAGCCTGTAGCTTTTCTTAAATTCAATGTCTATCTCCCAAACTGCCCAGGAGCATTATTTGATCTCCTGAACTATATCACTTCTTCAGGGGCAAATATCACTTTCCTTGATTTTGATGACAGGGGGCAGCATCCTGAAAGGCTAGTCGTGAGCCTTAACATTGAAAATGCCGGCCTTATAGATGCTCTCCTGAACCAGCTCAAATCAAAGTACAGGCTTGAGATTGTTGAATATGACACAACAGGGGAAAAGCTTGATGATACGGTTTTTTATCTGAGGCTTGCCCAGAAACTGAGGAACTATCTCGGAAATGCAGAAGATGCCTTTTTAATGAAATTTTTGCACGACATCAACCATATCGCCCAGGAACTCTCAAACCTGCGAAAAGACCCTGTTGAGGTCTTTGAGAACATCCTCAAAGTCGGAGAAACCCTTAACCGGACTTCAGGAGAAGGCTTTTATGCCGATGTGCAGAGGATCAGGGTAAAGGACGGCATTGAACTTTTCTGTTTCCAGCTTCCTTGTGGAGGAAATATCTATCTTTTCGATACTTCTGAAGAAAGGGTTATGATTGATACGGGCTATGGGATATACCAGCCGGATGTCGTGAATATGCTCCAGCACTACAGGCTTGGAGACCTGAGCCTGCTTAAAAGAATCTATATTACTCATGCAGATGCTGACCACTGCGGGGCTGCAGGCTATTTTTCCGCTCCTTCTTACCTCAATAACGAAACCTTGAAAATTACGCGGGAAACCAGCAGGGCTTATGGGTCCAGCAATCAGGGTTGTATTCTGGAAGAGGTTTATACAAAAATGATTAATCTCTTTTCAAGGTTCACTCCTCCTTCAAATGTGATCCTTTTCCCTGAAATCCCGATTCAGGCTGAAGAAGTCGAGAAAAGGGGAGCTTTTCCTCTTATTGCTCGCTTCAGGATAGGAGGTCTGGAGTTTGAAGCCCTTCAGGGTCTTGGAGGGCACATGCATGGGGAAATCTTCTACCTGTGCCCTGAAGAAGGGCTTGTTTTCCCTCAAGATTCAGTGATTAATTTCAGGAGCTTGAGCCCGGAAAGGGCTGAATACAATTTCCTGGCTGATTATCTCATGACATCGGTAAATGTAGACAGCAACCTTGCAAGAGAGGAACGAAATGCCCTCATGTCCCTGATACTGGAACTTGATAACAAACTCTCCAAGAAAGGCAAAAAATGCTTAATCTGTTGTGGACACGGTTCGGTGTCCAAACTCGAAGGTGGAAAGCTTGTCAAGCATTCCGGTTCAGAGAGATACCTTGCAAGGAGATCTCCGTAA
- a CDS encoding phosphatase PAP2 family protein, whose amino-acid sequence MLFVSLKFDYFLFLIIAVLYYYRGREQTILFLVLLVSAWSLALALKPIFEVPRPEDVRFVTCTTGYSMPSGHSLMSFALATFLHSRAGKFKLLVWIFAITVSLSRIFIGVHYPSDVIVGALIGCIVGFFWLYVEKALVKYGLYGNSLESRQEGKEEVFDQTLQRP is encoded by the coding sequence ATGTTATTTGTAAGCCTTAAATTTGATTACTTTCTTTTCCTGATCATTGCTGTACTCTATTATTACAGAGGAAGGGAGCAAACAATTCTCTTCCTTGTCTTACTCGTATCGGCCTGGTCTCTAGCCCTGGCTCTCAAGCCTATTTTTGAAGTCCCGAGACCTGAAGACGTCCGTTTTGTAACCTGCACCACAGGATACTCTATGCCGAGTGGGCATTCGCTTATGTCCTTTGCTCTGGCTACTTTTTTGCACTCAAGAGCAGGAAAATTTAAACTTTTAGTCTGGATATTTGCTATTACTGTAAGTTTGAGCCGGATATTTATCGGAGTCCACTACCCCTCGGATGTGATTGTGGGCGCGCTCATAGGCTGCATAGTCGGATTTTTCTGGCTTTATGTTGAAAAGGCGCTGGTAAAGTACGGACTTTACGGAAACTCTCTGGAATCCCGGCAGGAAGGTAAAGAAGAAGTTTTTGATCAAACTCTTCAGCGGCCCTGA
- a CDS encoding CcmD family protein, which produces MEPFILAFAISWILIFAYLLSLLKTYAESNKRLM; this is translated from the coding sequence ATGGAACCCTTTATTCTGGCGTTTGCAATCAGCTGGATACTCATATTTGCATACCTCCTGTCATTACTTAAGACGTATGCAGAGTCCAACAAAAGGTTAATGTAA
- a CDS encoding cytochrome c maturation protein CcmE — MNKRKKSLLAVAFIAGVFLIGLYGVDSSEGYLAVSELLSNPQGYAGQSINAMGIVEDGSLEKVPGMTSFELKDENDENLKIHVNYVGDLPSNLAEGKQVTISGTMISESTFEANKIVTGCPSKYTE; from the coding sequence ATGAACAAAAGAAAAAAATCATTGCTTGCAGTTGCTTTTATTGCTGGTGTGTTTCTTATAGGGTTATATGGAGTCGACTCTTCTGAAGGATATCTTGCAGTATCTGAGCTTCTTTCGAACCCTCAGGGCTATGCCGGGCAGAGTATAAATGCAATGGGAATTGTAGAGGACGGAAGCCTTGAAAAGGTTCCTGGCATGACATCATTTGAACTGAAAGACGAAAATGATGAAAACCTTAAGATACATGTGAATTATGTAGGAGATCTCCCTTCCAATCTTGCCGAAGGAAAACAGGTGACAATTAGCGGAACAATGATTTCCGAATCTACGTTTGAGGCAAATAAGATAGTTACCGGATGCCCGTCAAAGTATACGGAGTAA
- a CDS encoding geranylfarnesyl diphosphate synthase — translation MPVKVYGVILMNIEEWEEYRYVEAGIEDSIARIENSGLKKMVEHVCHSGGKRIRPIILLLASEICSDSYSRSLNAALAVEMMHSASLIHDDLLDQGLIRRNLPSAPEKFGPSRSLLCGDYLIAKSIAFISPYGEKVIRDFGKAGMDMAEGEVLDLRLDDDNFGESDYLKCIYKKTASLFAISASIGAYTGGADEALAERFSFFGNSLGTAYQIVDDILEFLEVVEGKESKFTSETLPHIYMRNMSKEEALEKSIDSVRLHVSAAKETLETFRVCPARDKLFQITDYITVDMLQNI, via the coding sequence ATGCCCGTCAAAGTATACGGAGTAATATTGATGAATATTGAAGAATGGGAAGAATACAGATATGTAGAAGCCGGGATTGAGGACTCAATTGCCCGAATAGAGAACTCCGGCTTAAAAAAAATGGTTGAGCATGTCTGTCATTCCGGAGGAAAACGAATTCGACCAATTATCCTTCTTCTGGCCAGCGAGATCTGTTCAGATTCATATTCCCGGAGCCTTAATGCAGCCCTTGCCGTTGAAATGATGCATTCGGCTTCCTTAATTCATGATGACCTGCTGGATCAGGGGCTTATCCGGAGGAATCTGCCCTCTGCCCCGGAAAAATTCGGGCCTTCCAGATCACTGCTCTGTGGTGATTATCTCATTGCAAAATCAATTGCGTTCATTTCCCCTTATGGTGAAAAGGTAATTCGAGATTTTGGAAAGGCGGGAATGGATATGGCGGAAGGAGAGGTCCTTGACCTGAGGCTTGATGACGATAACTTCGGAGAAAGCGATTATTTAAAATGTATTTATAAGAAGACTGCTTCTCTATTCGCAATCAGTGCATCCATTGGAGCATATACCGGAGGAGCTGATGAGGCACTTGCGGAGCGTTTTAGCTTCTTTGGGAATTCCCTGGGAACTGCATACCAGATTGTTGATGACATTCTTGAATTTCTAGAAGTAGTCGAGGGCAAGGAATCAAAATTTACATCTGAAACCCTGCCGCACATCTACATGAGGAACATGTCAAAGGAAGAGGCCTTAGAGAAGTCTATAGATTCCGTAAGGCTGCACGTTAGTGCCGCAAAAGAAACACTTGAAACATTTAGAGTATGTCCGGCAAGGGATAAACTTTTCCAGATAACTGATTATATAACCGTAGACATGCTTCAAAATATCTGA
- a CDS encoding radical SAM protein, whose translation MRVYDSPVIKVNASTENEKLVLDAEGPLSQLAKPFLKRINNIFAEEKPISINEDEIIFSTWIPPIPGPVFSRVISAEIAAIMKKRVPDQFSIGITARCPNRCIHCGAADIKPERELTLDEICNAIEQSLDLGAYLVSFDGGETMLRDDLVEMVSRVDKTKAIATCFTSGFKLSEERAKALKAAGLYASRISFDSPFEAEHDRFRGRSGAYRDAIDGVKNASAAGILTDMFVVVSPHNIDDLEDFYSLAADLEMKEMSIYEIIAVGRWLEHEDEVISEKDVSRLQTFQKAMNSKPEGPRVTAFPYFMGPELFGCFAGRRWMHVASDGEVMPCAYTPLSFGNICEEPLESIWKRMGKHNAYKKDDASYCMMRNPEFRKEYIHTIPKGARIPYRFK comes from the coding sequence ATGCGAGTATATGATAGTCCGGTGATTAAGGTAAATGCCAGTACAGAAAATGAAAAGCTGGTGCTTGATGCAGAAGGTCCTCTTTCCCAGCTTGCAAAACCCTTTCTGAAACGTATAAACAACATCTTTGCGGAAGAAAAACCTATTTCAATAAACGAAGACGAGATTATTTTCTCCACATGGATTCCTCCCATTCCCGGCCCTGTTTTCAGCCGAGTCATAAGTGCTGAAATTGCAGCCATAATGAAGAAACGTGTTCCGGATCAATTTTCAATAGGGATTACCGCCCGCTGTCCAAATCGGTGTATTCACTGCGGAGCAGCTGACATAAAACCTGAAAGAGAACTGACCCTTGATGAGATATGTAACGCTATAGAGCAGAGCCTTGACCTTGGAGCCTATCTGGTTTCCTTTGACGGCGGAGAGACGATGCTCAGGGATGATCTCGTTGAGATGGTCTCCAGGGTAGACAAGACAAAGGCAATTGCCACATGTTTTACTTCAGGCTTCAAGCTCTCTGAAGAAAGGGCAAAGGCACTTAAGGCTGCAGGACTGTATGCTTCAAGGATCAGCTTTGATAGCCCATTTGAAGCTGAGCACGACCGCTTCAGAGGACGGAGCGGTGCATACCGGGATGCAATTGATGGAGTCAAAAATGCAAGTGCTGCAGGAATCCTTACTGATATGTTTGTCGTTGTTTCTCCGCATAATATCGATGATCTGGAGGATTTCTATTCCCTTGCAGCCGATCTGGAAATGAAGGAGATGTCTATTTACGAGATCATTGCAGTGGGGCGCTGGCTTGAACATGAGGATGAGGTAATAAGTGAGAAGGACGTATCAAGGCTTCAGACTTTCCAGAAAGCCATGAACAGCAAACCCGAGGGGCCGAGAGTTACAGCTTTCCCTTATTTTATGGGTCCTGAACTTTTCGGATGTTTTGCCGGCAGGCGCTGGATGCATGTTGCTTCAGACGGGGAGGTAATGCCCTGTGCATATACCCCACTATCTTTTGGCAATATATGTGAAGAGCCTCTGGAATCCATCTGGAAACGCATGGGCAAGCATAATGCCTACAAGAAAGATGATGCCTCCTATTGCATGATGCGAAACCCTGAATTCAGGAAGGAGTATATACATACTATCCCCAAAGGGGCCAGAATTCCTTACAGGTTTAAATAA
- the ahaH gene encoding ATP synthase archaeal subunit H, with protein sequence MAKNEILSEIKKAEESAKSMVDNAIDSKNKRISDARAEAREILRQAEIDAHKAAQDSFKVGEEKILEERDKIVNDGEKNALAMSQKAQANLDKSVNYLVQEFERAVLNE encoded by the coding sequence ATGGCTAAAAATGAAATCTTATCCGAAATAAAAAAAGCGGAAGAGAGCGCTAAATCAATGGTTGACAACGCTATTGATTCCAAAAACAAGCGTATCTCCGATGCTCGGGCCGAAGCCAGGGAAATCCTGAGGCAGGCCGAAATCGATGCACATAAAGCTGCACAAGACTCTTTTAAAGTAGGTGAAGAAAAGATCCTGGAGGAAAGAGATAAGATCGTCAACGATGGTGAAAAAAACGCATTAGCCATGTCCCAAAAAGCTCAAGCTAATTTAGACAAATCCGTCAATTACCTTGTACAGGAGTTTGAGAGGGCGGTCCTTAATGAGTAG
- a CDS encoding V-type ATP synthase subunit I, whose translation MSRPKSMTKAVIVGHKSILSSTIDSLHETNLFHIEDFVEDESGFKISKPLKNAEEVSKKLVKIRSIANYLGIVKKEPVVQKTDAVLRDLNSKLDELDRTIATKTESIAQLDNELKDLDSQKKEILPFLSINLDFEYYRGYDSLKVFAGTVKGSLDDSQISSITKAYELYFDSQSKSVVLFVAKNDADRVYELLQGLGFRDLRVPERGGVPSDLLRFIEQKEVEVTKKIESLKADIESLKVKYSDFILSSDEVLTIESQKAELPLRIATSANAFIIEGWTPTEDYDKVVSAVNSATNGKAYVTSLEITEEEEEHIPVEYNNSNIAAPMQQIMDLYSRPKYTELDPSSVILFTFPLMYGLILGDIGYALILGVLALAIRKAVKSDAVKPLMDILIYCQISTFIFGILYGEFLGFSLASLHTEHGSVPGLIPGWETIVLFEGLGGEEFMFPIHRTHMVMTMIGVTVVIGLLQLNLGYLLGFANISRHHGIKHAVLEKGSWLIIQLGALVAAIGYLGGNSGLTYIGAGILVLGIVMLTMGEGIKGPIELPSLMGNALSYSRIIAVGLSSIYIASTVNDIAFEMIWADHSKINFLAVAAIIVFILGHGLNSVLSIIAPGLHALRLQYVEFFGKFYEGGGRKYNPFGYIRKYTEE comes from the coding sequence ATGAGTAGACCTAAATCGATGACAAAGGCCGTTATTGTCGGGCATAAAAGCATTCTAAGTAGCACCATCGATTCATTGCATGAAACTAATCTCTTTCATATTGAAGATTTTGTTGAGGACGAGTCTGGTTTTAAGATCAGCAAGCCATTGAAAAACGCCGAAGAAGTCTCGAAAAAGCTTGTGAAGATCCGATCTATCGCCAATTATTTGGGGATTGTAAAAAAAGAACCGGTAGTTCAGAAAACTGACGCTGTTCTGCGCGACCTTAATTCAAAACTGGATGAATTGGACAGGACAATTGCAACTAAAACGGAATCAATTGCTCAGCTTGATAATGAGTTGAAAGATCTGGATTCCCAGAAGAAGGAGATCTTGCCTTTTCTGTCCATCAATCTCGACTTTGAGTATTACCGTGGCTACGATAGCCTTAAGGTTTTCGCGGGTACTGTAAAAGGAAGCCTGGATGACAGTCAGATTTCAAGCATCACCAAAGCTTATGAGCTGTACTTTGATTCCCAATCAAAATCAGTTGTACTGTTTGTAGCCAAGAATGATGCCGACAGAGTCTACGAATTACTTCAGGGTCTTGGATTCAGAGATCTCAGAGTTCCAGAAAGAGGTGGTGTCCCAAGCGATCTGTTAAGATTTATCGAACAGAAAGAAGTCGAAGTCACCAAGAAGATCGAGTCTTTAAAGGCTGATATCGAATCCTTGAAAGTCAAGTATTCTGATTTCATTCTTTCCAGTGACGAGGTCTTGACCATCGAGAGTCAGAAGGCAGAATTGCCTCTAAGGATAGCTACATCTGCAAACGCATTCATAATCGAAGGTTGGACTCCAACTGAGGATTATGACAAAGTTGTCAGTGCAGTCAACAGTGCCACTAATGGCAAGGCATATGTCACAAGCCTCGAAATTACTGAAGAGGAAGAAGAGCATATCCCTGTTGAGTACAACAACTCCAATATTGCAGCACCGATGCAGCAGATCATGGATCTGTACTCCAGACCCAAGTATACTGAACTTGATCCATCCTCAGTGATTTTATTCACTTTCCCACTAATGTATGGGCTGATTCTCGGAGACATCGGATATGCACTGATACTGGGAGTACTGGCACTGGCGATTCGAAAAGCAGTAAAGTCAGATGCTGTGAAGCCTCTCATGGATATTCTTATTTATTGTCAGATCTCAACATTTATATTTGGAATTCTTTATGGTGAGTTCTTAGGATTTTCGTTAGCGAGTCTTCATACCGAACATGGTTCAGTTCCGGGCCTGATTCCAGGTTGGGAAACTATTGTTCTGTTTGAAGGGCTCGGTGGTGAGGAATTTATGTTCCCGATCCACAGGACTCACATGGTAATGACTATGATTGGAGTAACTGTCGTAATAGGATTGCTTCAACTCAATCTCGGGTACCTGCTCGGATTTGCAAATATTTCCAGGCACCATGGGATAAAGCATGCGGTTCTTGAAAAAGGCAGTTGGCTTATTATACAGCTCGGTGCACTCGTTGCAGCTATCGGCTACCTTGGTGGTAATTCAGGACTGACTTACATCGGTGCTGGTATTCTTGTTCTCGGAATTGTGATGCTCACCATGGGTGAGGGTATCAAAGGTCCGATTGAATTGCCATCTCTTATGGGCAATGCATTGTCATATTCCCGTATTATCGCAGTCGGTCTGTCTTCGATTTACATCGCTTCAACGGTCAATGATATTGCTTTTGAAATGATCTGGGCGGATCACTCCAAGATCAATTTCTTAGCAGTAGCTGCAATAATCGTGTTTATACTCGGACATGGTCTTAACTCTGTCTTGAGTATCATCGCTCCCGGACTGCATGCACTCAGGTTGCAGTACGTAGAGTTCTTCGGAAAATTCTACGAAGGCGGGGGCAGAAAATACAACCCATTCGGATACATACGAAAATACACGGAGGAATAA
- a CDS encoding ATP synthase, which produces MVGEELVSGPFLDADGMKALGAALAITVTGLASAWAEKEIGTAAIGAMAENEGLFGKGLILTVIPETIVIFGLVVALLINSA; this is translated from the coding sequence ATGGTAGGAGAAGAATTAGTTAGTGGACCTTTCCTGGACGCAGACGGAATGAAAGCACTCGGTGCAGCACTCGCAATCACAGTAACTGGGCTTGCATCTGCATGGGCTGAAAAAGAAATCGGCACTGCAGCAATCGGCGCTATGGCAGAAAACGAAGGGTTATTTGGTAAGGGTCTTATCCTTACTGTCATTCCTGAAACCATCGTTATCTTCGGTCTTGTCGTTGCATTGCTTATCAATTCTGCTTAA